In Methanothermococcus thermolithotrophicus DSM 2095, one DNA window encodes the following:
- the tmk gene encoding dTMP kinase, with the protein MNKFIVFEGIDGSGKTTQAKLLAKRLNGTYTCEPTNGEIGELIRKILSGKKCEKETLALLFAADRIEHVKKIEEKLKEGHVICDRYVYSSLVYQSTQGIEESYILEINKHAKRPDVVILLDVDLEIAMKRMEHRSKEVFEKREFLKKIREKYLELANSNFIFKPKDDFIVVKVDSGDINFIHEKIVKILKDKNIIDKNV; encoded by the coding sequence GTGAATAAATTTATCGTTTTTGAAGGCATCGATGGCAGTGGAAAGACCACACAGGCGAAATTATTGGCTAAAAGACTAAATGGCACATACACCTGCGAACCTACAAACGGAGAAATTGGGGAACTCATAAGAAAAATCTTAAGCGGTAAAAAATGTGAAAAAGAGACTCTGGCATTACTATTTGCTGCAGATAGAATTGAACATGTTAAAAAAATCGAAGAGAAATTAAAAGAAGGTCATGTTATTTGCGATAGATACGTGTACTCTTCTTTAGTCTATCAATCTACCCAAGGAATTGAAGAAAGTTACATTTTAGAGATAAACAAGCATGCAAAAAGACCTGATGTGGTAATTTTATTGGACGTTGACTTAGAAATAGCCATGAAAAGGATGGAACATAGAAGCAAAGAAGTATTTGAAAAAAGAGAATTCTTAAAAAAAATCAGAGAAAAATATTTAGAACTTGCAAACTCGAATTTTATATTTAAACCTAAAGACGATTTCATTGTTGTTAAGGTTGATAGCGGAGATATTAATTTCATTCACGAGAAAATTGTAAAAATTCTTAAGGATAAGAATATAATAGATAAGAATGTATAA